In uncultured Bacteroides sp., the following proteins share a genomic window:
- the xpt gene encoding xanthine phosphoribosyltransferase, with translation MEILKKRILQDGKCFEGGILKVDSFINHQMDPMLMYQIAQEFVARFKNENINKIVTIEASGIAPAILVGYIMQLPVVFVKKKQPKTMENMLTTVVHSFTKDRDYTVCISNNFLTQDDHVLFIDDFLANGNAALGMIDLINQAGASLSGMGFIIEKAFQNGGKLLRDKNVHVESLAIIDDLSNCEIEIR, from the coding sequence ATGGAAATACTTAAAAAACGTATTCTGCAGGACGGTAAATGCTTTGAAGGCGGAATATTAAAAGTAGATAGTTTTATCAATCATCAGATGGACCCCATGCTGATGTATCAAATTGCTCAGGAGTTTGTGGCTCGGTTTAAGAACGAGAACATTAATAAGATTGTTACCATTGAGGCAAGCGGAATTGCTCCAGCCATTCTTGTTGGCTATATCATGCAGCTTCCGGTTGTTTTCGTAAAAAAGAAACAACCTAAAACAATGGAAAACATGCTTACCACAGTTGTGCACTCTTTCACAAAAGACCGCGATTATACCGTTTGCATAAGCAACAATTTCCTCACACAAGATGATCATGTACTCTTTATTGATGATTTCCTGGCAAACGGAAACGCTGCTTTAGGTATGATTGATTTGATTAATCAGGCTGGAGCTTCGCTAAGTGGAATGGGATTCATCATTGAGAAAGCTTTTCAGAACGGTGGAAAATTACTCCGTGATAAAAACGTTCATGTTGAATCACTGGCTATTATAGATGATTTATCCAATTGTGAAATAGAGATTCGCTAA
- a CDS encoding nucleobase:cation symporter-2 family protein, translated as MDNQTETAKEKINPTASSDLIYGLNDRPPFKDALFAALQHLLAIFVGIITPPLIICGALKTDLATTGFMVSMALFVSGIATFIQCKKFGPFGSGLLCIQGTSFSFIGPIISAGQLGGLPLIFGVCMAASPVEMIVSRCFKYLRHIITPLVSGIVVLLIGLSLIKVGVVSCGGGYAAMGNGTFGSIENVGLAAIVLGSVLFFNRCKNKYLRMSSIVLGLCIGYGIAFAMGKVDFAKAATTDIWAFNIPMPFKYGLDFNFSSFLALALIYLITAIEATGDVTANSMISGEPIEGEKYLKRVSGGVLADGFNSFLAGVFNSFPNSIFAQNNGIIQLTGVASRYVGYYIAGMLILLGLFPIVGIIFSLMPDPVLGGATLLMFGTVASAGIRIIASHEINRKATLVLAVSLSLGLGVELMPDILNHAPQAIKSIFSSGITTGGLTAIIANALIRIKEGAEDKKEEREIVE; from the coding sequence ATGGATAATCAGACAGAAACAGCAAAAGAGAAAATCAATCCAACTGCATCCTCGGACTTAATTTATGGGCTTAATGATCGTCCACCCTTCAAAGACGCATTGTTTGCAGCACTGCAACATTTATTAGCCATATTTGTGGGTATAATTACGCCTCCTCTGATTATTTGCGGAGCATTGAAAACAGATTTGGCAACAACTGGTTTCATGGTTTCTATGGCTCTTTTTGTATCTGGTATAGCTACATTTATTCAATGTAAGAAGTTTGGCCCGTTTGGATCTGGTTTATTGTGTATTCAAGGAACCAGTTTTTCTTTTATCGGTCCTATTATTTCGGCCGGACAGTTAGGCGGTCTTCCTCTGATTTTCGGCGTTTGTATGGCAGCTTCTCCTGTTGAAATGATTGTGAGCCGTTGTTTCAAATATCTGCGCCACATCATTACCCCGCTCGTATCGGGAATCGTAGTGCTACTCATCGGACTCAGCCTTATAAAAGTAGGCGTTGTTTCCTGTGGCGGTGGTTACGCAGCGATGGGTAACGGCACATTTGGAAGTATTGAAAACGTAGGACTTGCTGCTATTGTGTTGGGTAGTGTGCTGTTCTTTAACCGCTGCAAAAATAAATATCTCCGCATGAGCTCTATCGTTCTGGGCTTGTGTATTGGTTATGGTATTGCTTTTGCCATGGGTAAAGTGGACTTTGCTAAGGCTGCCACAACAGATATCTGGGCATTCAATATACCAATGCCATTCAAATATGGTTTGGATTTCAATTTTTCATCCTTCCTGGCTTTAGCACTGATATATCTTATTACCGCCATTGAAGCAACAGGAGATGTTACAGCTAATTCAATGATTTCCGGAGAACCTATTGAAGGTGAGAAATATCTGAAACGTGTTTCAGGAGGAGTTTTGGCTGATGGCTTCAACTCTTTTTTAGCCGGAGTATTTAACTCATTCCCAAACTCAATTTTTGCACAAAACAATGGTATTATTCAGTTAACCGGAGTTGCCAGCCGTTACGTAGGTTATTATATTGCAGGCATGCTAATATTGCTTGGCTTATTCCCAATAGTTGGTATTATCTTTTCGTTGATGCCCGATCCCGTATTAGGAGGAGCAACATTGCTTATGTTCGGTACTGTTGCTTCAGCCGGTATCCGTATCATTGCATCACACGAGATTAACCGCAAAGCCACTTTAGTACTAGCCGTGAGTTTGTCATTAGGTCTGGGCGTGGAACTGATGCCCGACATTCTTAACCATGCTCCTCAAGCTATAAAGTCAATATTTTCATCAGGAATCACAACCGGCGGACTTACAGCCATCATTGCCAATGCGCTGATTCGTATTAAAGAGGGAGCAGAAGATAAAAAAGAAGAAAGAGAAATAGTAGAATAA
- a CDS encoding GH92 family glycosyl hydrolase, giving the protein MKHLSLFVFTYALTLFFIGNPIYAMGHEENTDIVEYVNPLIGSQSTYQLSTGNTYPAIARPWGMNFWVPQTGKMGDGWVYTYTENKIRGFKQTHQPSPWINDYGQFSIMPVVGAPVFDEEKRASWFSHKAEIAKPYYYKVYLADHDVVTEIAPTERAAMFRFTYPKNDSSFVVVDAFDKGSYIKIIPSENKIIGYTTKNSGGVPANFKNYFVITFDKPFTYKYTFADGALKQDEEQTSNHVGAVIGFKTAKGEIVHAKVASSFISFEQAALNLNELGNDSFDKVVSKGKTEWNNALSKIKVEGGSLDQYRTFYSCMYRSMLFPRKFYEVDATGKIVHYSPYSGEVLPGYMYTDSGFWDTFRCLFPFLNMMYPSINKEIQEGLINAYKESGFFPEWASPGHRGCMVGNNSASVLVDAYMKGVKVDDLETLYKGLIHGTENVHPTVSSTGRLGYEYYNKLGYVPYDVNINENAARTLEYAYDDWCIYKLAKELKRPKKEIDLYAKRAMNYKNLFDKETKLMRGKNANGKFMSPFSPLKWGDAFTEGNSWHYTWSVFHDPQGLIDLMGGKESFVSMLDSVFAVPPVFDASYYGQVIHEIREMQIMNMGNYAHGNQPIQHMIYMYNYAGQPWKAQYWLREVMNRMYTCNPDGYCGDEDNGQTSAWYVFSALGFYPVCPGANEYVLGAPLFKRATITFENGNKMIINAPDNGVNNLYIETMTLNGKGYAKNYLKHADLINGGEIYIRMSDTPNKQRGTQKEDFPYSFSINEK; this is encoded by the coding sequence ATGAAACATCTAAGTTTATTTGTATTTACGTATGCACTAACCTTGTTTTTTATTGGAAACCCTATCTATGCAATGGGACATGAAGAAAATACAGATATAGTTGAATATGTAAATCCATTGATTGGTTCTCAGTCTACTTATCAGTTATCAACCGGGAATACATATCCAGCCATTGCCCGCCCGTGGGGCATGAACTTTTGGGTGCCTCAAACAGGTAAGATGGGGGATGGATGGGTTTACACATATACAGAAAACAAGATACGCGGTTTTAAACAGACTCATCAGCCGAGTCCGTGGATTAATGATTACGGTCAGTTTTCTATTATGCCGGTAGTGGGTGCTCCGGTTTTTGATGAGGAAAAGCGGGCAAGCTGGTTTTCGCATAAAGCAGAGATTGCCAAGCCTTATTATTATAAGGTATATCTGGCCGATCATGATGTGGTAACTGAAATTGCGCCAACGGAACGTGCGGCGATGTTTCGTTTTACCTACCCTAAGAACGATAGCTCTTTTGTTGTAGTTGATGCTTTTGATAAAGGATCCTATATTAAAATCATACCCAGTGAAAATAAGATTATCGGTTACACAACGAAGAATAGTGGGGGAGTACCTGCAAACTTTAAAAATTACTTCGTTATCACTTTCGATAAGCCGTTTACCTATAAATATACTTTTGCCGATGGCGCTCTAAAACAAGATGAGGAACAAACATCCAACCATGTGGGAGCAGTTATTGGATTTAAAACGGCTAAAGGTGAAATTGTTCATGCTAAAGTTGCTTCTTCATTTATCAGCTTTGAACAAGCTGCTCTTAATCTGAACGAACTTGGTAATGATAGTTTCGACAAAGTTGTATCTAAAGGAAAAACTGAATGGAATAATGCTTTAAGCAAAATAAAGGTTGAAGGCGGTTCGTTAGATCAGTATCGTACATTTTATTCCTGTATGTACCGTTCTATGTTGTTCCCGCGTAAGTTTTATGAAGTAGATGCAACAGGCAAAATAGTTCATTACAGTCCGTATAGCGGTGAAGTGCTACCCGGATATATGTATACTGATTCTGGTTTTTGGGATACGTTCCGTTGCTTGTTCCCTTTCCTAAACATGATGTATCCTTCAATAAACAAAGAAATACAGGAAGGGCTGATTAATGCTTATAAAGAAAGTGGATTCTTCCCCGAATGGGCGAGTCCCGGACACCGTGGTTGTATGGTGGGTAACAATTCTGCCTCTGTTTTAGTAGATGCTTACATGAAAGGAGTTAAGGTGGATGACCTGGAAACTTTATACAAAGGGCTTATTCATGGAACAGAAAACGTTCATCCTACCGTTTCCTCAACCGGACGCCTAGGGTATGAATACTATAATAAACTGGGATATGTTCCTTACGATGTGAATATCAATGAAAATGCTGCCCGCACATTGGAATATGCTTATGACGACTGGTGTATTTATAAACTGGCAAAGGAGCTTAAACGTCCAAAGAAGGAAATAGATCTTTATGCTAAACGTGCCATGAATTACAAAAATCTGTTTGATAAGGAAACAAAGCTGATGCGGGGAAAGAATGCTAATGGCAAATTTATGTCTCCTTTCTCTCCATTAAAGTGGGGCGATGCCTTTACAGAAGGAAATAGCTGGCATTATACGTGGTCGGTTTTTCACGATCCGCAAGGGCTTATTGACCTGATGGGTGGTAAGGAGAGTTTTGTGAGTATGCTCGATTCTGTATTTGCCGTTCCTCCTGTATTTGATGCAAGCTATTACGGACAGGTGATTCATGAAATCCGTGAAATGCAGATTATGAATATGGGTAATTATGCTCACGGTAATCAGCCTATCCAGCACATGATTTATATGTATAACTATGCCGGTCAGCCATGGAAAGCGCAATATTGGCTTCGTGAAGTGATGAACCGTATGTATACCTGCAATCCTGATGGATATTGTGGTGACGAGGATAACGGACAGACTTCTGCATGGTATGTGTTCTCTGCATTGGGATTCTATCCCGTATGCCCCGGAGCAAATGAATATGTATTAGGAGCTCCTTTATTCAAAAGGGCGACCATTACATTTGAAAATGGAAACAAGATGATAATCAATGCACCTGATAATGGTGTTAATAACCTTTATATTGAAACGATGACTCTCAATGGTAAAGGTTATGCAAAGAATTATCTAAAACATGCCGACTTGATTAATGGCGGAGAAATCTACATTCGCATGAGTGATACCCCAAATAAGCAGCGAGGCACTCAAAAAGAAGATTTCCCATATTCGTTTTCTATTAACGAGAAATAG
- a CDS encoding DEAD/DEAH box helicase, which yields MLKLIVGLTRHLSLGTLLIPYLVKKESEEIIQVEEQATSASLSDNSLSETEKEIIKLSLCYSEKNLMEVFSKEKTISGFLRKLTEEKLKDNIRPFIDKKQLEIIQLIRIHNIPLYYKELGKKALYSHSLIKVMKEDAEVFFHFESTEHFFRYSITCQANGKPVSLKDKKPVIILTAQPACIMAKDELLVFRDIEASRLLPFFNKNTVEVPASMAGKYMQQIVLPAMERFQVEASGIDITEELTHRKAELSIEKSVLQQPLIRLRFLYNDHSFAPGEISQKKYVRIEECNEKHFVHYFTRDIHWEEQCVEQLKEWRLKQVGDSQFILSDDAPEKSLIRWMGTHKDSLQDMFELNHSESGSNYYLGEISLKQEISVQPDWFDIQIKVQIGSFHFPFFHFKKYIIKGEREFILPNGDIALLPEEWFEKYSELMTLGTKQEEGIRLQKVHFKLLDELNQESFTNELKKLQKEYIEKKEYPIPSKVKATLRSYQKEGFSWMVHLMDNNFGGCLADDMGLGKTLQTITMLQHLYNSSENITEEVFSDPNCTYSADKTGQLSLFGDEQAEDFTVTPNNTLHQNNDSHQATLAIEIIPTTESASKADPHPASLVVVPTSLLPNWIREIKKFSSLSTYEYSGTGRLRSKGIKRVFNHYNVIITTYGVLRNDIELIEDYPFECVILDESQTIKNPDSVTYHSVIRLKAKHRLVLTGTPIENSLKDLWAQFNFINPGMLGSSESFRNHFIVPITKEGNSRMEARLQQLIKPFFLRRTKDQVAPELPSLTEEVRYCEMSPEQEAIYKKEKNILRNALMEISSKENIQKNSFVALQGMTRLRLMANHPRMLMSDYIFSSGKMEQILEAYEMLMSEGHKVLIFSSFVKYLHLLGEAFDRNGWRYALLTGQTTDREKEIARFTNEKDIYAFFISLKAGGVGLNLTEADYVFIIDPWWNPAAEMQAVSRAHRIGQTKQVMVYRFITSDTIEEKIIRLQEKKSKLAESFITSNNPLKSFNNKEWKELLNLF from the coding sequence ATGTTGAAATTAATAGTAGGTCTTACCCGCCATCTTAGCTTAGGCACGCTTCTTATTCCATATCTTGTAAAAAAAGAGTCGGAAGAGATTATTCAGGTGGAGGAACAGGCAACTTCTGCTTCTTTATCTGATAACTCACTCAGTGAAACTGAAAAAGAGATTATCAAGCTATCTTTATGTTATTCAGAGAAGAATCTTATGGAGGTCTTTTCTAAAGAGAAAACAATATCCGGATTTCTGCGCAAACTGACAGAAGAAAAACTCAAAGATAACATTCGTCCCTTCATAGATAAAAAGCAACTGGAAATAATCCAGCTGATACGTATCCACAACATACCACTTTATTATAAAGAGTTAGGAAAAAAAGCACTCTACAGCCACAGTCTCATTAAAGTGATGAAAGAGGATGCTGAGGTGTTCTTTCATTTTGAATCGACAGAACATTTCTTTCGTTATTCCATTACCTGCCAGGCAAACGGAAAACCTGTCAGCCTGAAAGATAAAAAACCGGTCATTATACTTACTGCCCAGCCGGCATGCATCATGGCTAAAGATGAGTTACTGGTATTCAGAGACATAGAAGCATCCCGCCTGCTGCCGTTCTTTAACAAGAACACAGTAGAGGTTCCGGCATCAATGGCCGGAAAATATATGCAGCAGATTGTACTACCTGCAATGGAACGATTTCAAGTGGAAGCTTCAGGCATTGACATAACAGAAGAATTAACTCACCGAAAAGCAGAACTTTCCATTGAGAAATCAGTTTTACAGCAGCCATTAATTAGACTACGTTTCCTGTATAATGACCATAGCTTTGCTCCGGGAGAAATAAGCCAAAAGAAGTATGTGAGAATTGAAGAGTGTAATGAGAAGCACTTCGTTCATTATTTTACCCGCGACATCCATTGGGAAGAACAATGCGTGGAACAACTTAAGGAATGGAGATTAAAACAGGTTGGCGATTCACAATTCATCTTATCCGATGATGCACCGGAAAAGAGTCTTATCAGGTGGATGGGTACACATAAAGATTCACTACAGGATATGTTTGAGTTAAACCATTCAGAATCCGGTTCAAATTATTATTTAGGAGAAATATCCCTGAAACAGGAAATCAGTGTCCAACCCGACTGGTTTGATATTCAGATAAAGGTTCAGATTGGAAGTTTTCATTTTCCCTTCTTTCATTTCAAAAAATACATAATTAAAGGAGAGCGTGAATTTATTCTACCTAATGGTGATATTGCTCTGCTTCCCGAAGAGTGGTTTGAAAAATACAGCGAACTCATGACATTGGGCACCAAGCAAGAAGAAGGAATCCGATTACAAAAAGTACACTTCAAGCTATTAGACGAACTAAATCAGGAAAGTTTTACCAATGAACTTAAAAAATTACAAAAAGAATATATAGAAAAGAAAGAATACCCTATTCCATCAAAAGTAAAAGCTACTCTTCGCAGTTATCAGAAAGAGGGATTTTCATGGATGGTACATTTGATGGATAATAACTTTGGAGGGTGTTTGGCTGATGATATGGGGCTTGGAAAAACCTTGCAAACCATCACAATGCTTCAGCATCTATATAATTCATCTGAAAATATTACAGAAGAAGTGTTTTCAGACCCCAATTGCACCTATTCTGCAGATAAAACTGGACAACTTTCTTTATTCGGAGATGAGCAAGCGGAAGATTTTACCGTAACACCTAATAATACACTTCATCAGAACAACGACTCTCATCAGGCAACTCTGGCAATAGAAATAATACCAACTACAGAATCAGCTTCAAAAGCTGATCCCCATCCCGCTTCTCTGGTAGTTGTCCCCACTTCCCTTCTTCCTAACTGGATAAGGGAGATAAAAAAGTTCAGTTCACTGAGCACCTATGAATATTCAGGAACAGGCAGATTGAGAAGCAAAGGAATCAAGCGTGTGTTCAATCATTACAATGTGATAATCACAACTTACGGTGTGCTCAGGAATGACATTGAACTGATTGAAGACTATCCTTTTGAATGTGTTATTCTGGATGAGAGTCAAACTATCAAGAATCCGGATTCCGTTACATATCATTCAGTCATCAGACTAAAGGCAAAGCATAGACTTGTGCTAACCGGCACCCCAATAGAGAATTCTCTGAAGGATCTTTGGGCACAGTTTAACTTTATCAACCCGGGAATGTTGGGTAGTTCGGAGAGTTTTCGGAATCATTTTATCGTTCCCATCACGAAAGAGGGTAATAGCCGGATGGAGGCTCGCCTTCAGCAACTTATAAAACCATTCTTTCTGCGAAGGACTAAAGATCAAGTAGCACCAGAACTACCTTCGCTTACAGAAGAGGTACGATATTGTGAAATGTCTCCTGAACAGGAAGCCATTTATAAAAAGGAAAAGAATATCTTACGGAATGCACTGATGGAGATTAGCAGTAAAGAAAATATTCAGAAAAATAGCTTCGTGGCACTGCAAGGAATGACTCGCCTGCGCTTAATGGCAAACCATCCGCGTATGCTGATGTCCGATTATATATTCTCTTCCGGCAAAATGGAACAGATACTTGAAGCTTATGAGATGTTAATGAGTGAAGGACACAAGGTGCTTATTTTCTCCTCGTTCGTGAAATATCTCCATTTACTGGGAGAAGCTTTTGACCGAAATGGCTGGCGGTATGCTTTACTCACCGGACAAACAACCGACCGGGAAAAGGAAATTGCCCGCTTTACTAACGAAAAAGATATCTACGCTTTCTTTATTTCCCTCAAAGCCGGTGGTGTAGGTCTCAACCTTACAGAAGCCGACTATGTTTTTATCATTGATCCATGGTGGAACCCTGCTGCAGAGATGCAGGCAGTGAGCCGCGCCCATCGTATTGGCCAAACAAAACAAGTAATGGTTTATCGCTTTATAACCAGCGACACCATTGAAGAGAAAATTATCAGACTTCAGGAAAAGAAAAGTAAGCTTGCAGAAAGCTTTATCACCTCAAACAACCCATTAAAATCATTCAACAATAAAGAGTGGAAAGAATTACTAAATCTTTTCTAA
- the sucC gene encoding ADP-forming succinate--CoA ligase subunit beta yields the protein MKIHEYQAKSLFSSYGIPVEQHILCHSEEEALAAYTELDMEKVMIKAQVLAGGRGKAGGVKLAKSADDVMNYTSSMLQMKIKDLPVTRVLVSEAVNIETEFYLSFSIDRKNKSVIMMLSSEGGVEIEEVAKYTPENIYKVNIDPFIGMPDYIARRIAFFLFDDMDLVNQMVQILQNMYQLMIDKDASLVEINPLVLTEEGNLIALDAKMSFDDSALYRQEDICFFSEPTEEEEMELHAKAKGFSYVHLTGDIGCMVNGAGLAMATMDLIKLNEGCPANFLDIGGSSNPKKITEAMKLLLEDDRLKVILVNIFGGITRCDDVANGLLKAYELLHADIPVVVRLTGTNEEEGRALLRSSNFLVTDTMGEAVRAAVNLSIKAG from the coding sequence ATGAAAATACACGAATATCAAGCAAAAAGCCTTTTTTCTTCCTACGGTATACCCGTAGAGCAACACATTCTTTGCCATAGCGAAGAAGAAGCTTTAGCGGCTTATACAGAGCTGGATATGGAGAAAGTAATGATAAAAGCGCAGGTCCTTGCTGGTGGAAGAGGTAAGGCTGGTGGAGTGAAACTTGCAAAGAGTGCCGATGATGTAATGAACTATACCAGTTCAATGCTGCAAATGAAAATTAAAGATTTACCGGTAACTAGAGTACTGGTAAGCGAAGCGGTTAACATTGAAACGGAATTTTATCTGAGCTTTAGCATTGATAGGAAAAATAAATCAGTGATTATGATGTTGAGCTCTGAGGGAGGCGTCGAGATTGAAGAAGTAGCCAAGTATACTCCTGAAAATATCTACAAAGTTAATATTGATCCTTTTATTGGCATGCCCGATTATATTGCAAGAAGAATTGCTTTCTTTTTGTTTGATGACATGGATCTGGTTAATCAGATGGTGCAGATATTGCAGAATATGTATCAGTTAATGATTGATAAAGATGCATCGCTTGTAGAAATTAATCCGCTGGTCCTCACAGAAGAGGGAAATCTGATCGCACTTGATGCAAAAATGTCTTTTGATGATAGTGCCTTATATCGGCAGGAGGATATCTGTTTCTTCTCAGAGCCTACGGAAGAGGAGGAAATGGAGTTACATGCAAAGGCCAAAGGCTTCAGTTATGTTCATCTAACCGGAGATATTGGTTGTATGGTTAATGGAGCCGGGTTGGCAATGGCTACTATGGATCTGATTAAGCTTAACGAAGGTTGCCCTGCTAATTTTCTGGATATTGGTGGTAGCTCGAATCCGAAAAAGATTACTGAAGCAATGAAGCTTTTGTTGGAGGATGACCGGCTGAAGGTGATTCTGGTTAATATATTCGGAGGAATTACCCGCTGTGATGATGTGGCAAATGGTTTGCTTAAGGCTTATGAGTTGTTGCATGCTGATATTCCGGTTGTTGTTCGTCTCACCGGTACTAATGAAGAAGAGGGTAGGGCATTGCTTCGTTCTTCTAATTTTCTTGTAACAGATACAATGGGTGAGGCAGTTCGTGCAGCTGTAAATCTATCAATAAAGGCAGGTTAA
- the sucD gene encoding succinate--CoA ligase subunit alpha: MSILINESTRLVVQGITGRDGYFHAMKMKAYGTNVVAGTSPGKGGQDVDNIPVFNTMYEAVDQTGANTSAIFVPPAFAADAIMEAADAGIGLIICITEGIPTLDAIKAYNFVQQKGAILIGPNSPGLVSPGRSMVSIMPSKIFIKGNVGIISRSGTLTYEVVSHLTAKGLGQSTAVGIGGDKVVGLYYRELLELFEKDKDTQSIVLIGEIGGNAEERAAEFIRWQITKPVVAFIAGQSAPPEKQMGHAGAIISSGSGTAEEKIAAFEAAGVTVAKDPCLIPKLIVESQLKRMRL; this comes from the coding sequence ATGAGTATCCTAATAAACGAATCAACCCGTCTGGTTGTACAAGGTATCACTGGCAGAGACGGATACTTTCACGCAATGAAGATGAAGGCTTACGGAACAAATGTGGTGGCTGGAACTTCTCCTGGAAAGGGAGGCCAGGATGTAGATAACATTCCTGTATTTAACACCATGTATGAGGCTGTTGATCAGACAGGAGCCAATACTTCGGCTATTTTTGTTCCTCCGGCATTTGCTGCTGATGCTATTATGGAAGCTGCTGATGCAGGTATCGGACTGATTATCTGTATTACAGAAGGAATACCTACGCTGGATGCCATTAAAGCTTATAATTTTGTTCAGCAGAAAGGAGCGATACTTATTGGTCCTAACAGTCCTGGATTGGTTTCTCCAGGTAGAAGTATGGTGAGTATCATGCCTTCTAAGATATTCATAAAAGGTAATGTTGGAATCATTAGCCGAAGCGGGACTTTAACTTATGAAGTTGTTTCTCATCTCACGGCAAAAGGTTTGGGACAATCAACAGCTGTAGGAATAGGGGGTGATAAAGTCGTTGGACTCTATTATCGTGAGCTTCTTGAATTGTTTGAAAAAGATAAGGATACGCAATCCATTGTTTTAATTGGAGAGATTGGTGGAAATGCTGAAGAAAGGGCTGCTGAGTTTATTCGCTGGCAAATCACTAAACCCGTTGTAGCATTTATTGCCGGACAGTCTGCTCCACCGGAAAAACAAATGGGGCATGCCGGAGCTATTATTTCCAGTGGTTCGGGAACTGCAGAGGAAAAGATTGCTGCTTTTGAGGCTGCTGGTGTTACAGTGGCAAAGGATCCTTGTTTAATTCCTAAACTGATTGTGGAAAGTCAGCTGAAAAGAATGCGTTTATAA
- a CDS encoding PLP-dependent transferase has product MEEISFESQVLHTPFEKEDAYHSLSMPVYNTAAYEFESAEAMEAAFCGYTSGHAYSRITNPTVQNFENKIRVVTEAFSVTALNSGMAAISNVLMTVAYSGANIITSAHLFGNTYSFIKNTLGAFGVEARFCDLTNPEEVRSQADENTCAIFLEVITNPQLEVADLKKLSAIGKEKGIPLIADTTVVPFNIFKAKDFGVDIEIVSSTKYISGGATSIGGLILDYGTFDWKQSSKLVEMTDQFGSGTFTAKLRKEIHRNLGAYMTPQVAYMQTLGLETMQVRFERQAQTCLQLAKCLQSLKGIESVNYTGLESSPFYQLSNAQFGPYPGAMFTFDLSSKEACFSFMNKLKLIRRATNLFDNKSLAIHPASTIYGTFTEEQRQSMDVSSKSIRLSVGLESVNDLYNDIKQALD; this is encoded by the coding sequence ATGGAAGAAATTAGTTTTGAATCTCAGGTGCTTCACACACCTTTCGAGAAAGAGGATGCTTACCACTCCTTATCTATGCCAGTTTATAATACAGCAGCATACGAATTTGAATCAGCTGAAGCAATGGAAGCTGCCTTCTGCGGATATACTTCAGGCCATGCATATTCACGCATTACCAATCCGACGGTGCAAAACTTCGAGAACAAAATACGTGTAGTAACCGAAGCTTTCAGCGTTACTGCCTTGAATTCAGGTATGGCTGCCATTAGTAATGTATTAATGACTGTGGCATACTCAGGAGCAAATATAATCACCTCTGCCCACCTCTTCGGCAATACTTATTCTTTCATCAAGAACACATTGGGAGCATTTGGTGTGGAAGCCAGATTCTGTGACCTTACTAATCCTGAAGAAGTTCGTTCGCAAGCGGATGAAAACACTTGTGCTATTTTTCTGGAAGTTATTACCAACCCACAGCTGGAAGTGGCCGACCTTAAAAAGCTATCTGCTATTGGAAAAGAAAAAGGTATTCCTTTAATTGCCGATACCACGGTTGTTCCTTTTAACATATTCAAGGCTAAAGATTTCGGAGTGGATATCGAAATTGTATCCAGCACAAAGTATATTTCCGGTGGAGCAACCAGCATTGGCGGACTTATCCTCGACTACGGAACATTTGACTGGAAACAATCAAGTAAATTGGTAGAAATGACTGATCAATTCGGTTCCGGAACTTTCACAGCTAAACTAAGAAAAGAAATTCATCGTAATCTGGGTGCATACATGACTCCACAAGTTGCCTATATGCAAACATTGGGATTAGAAACCATGCAAGTGCGCTTTGAACGTCAGGCACAGACATGCCTGCAACTAGCCAAGTGCCTGCAATCACTCAAAGGAATTGAATCTGTAAACTATACCGGATTGGAATCCAGCCCATTTTATCAGTTAAGCAATGCACAGTTCGGACCTTATCCCGGAGCGATGTTTACTTTTGATCTTTCTTCAAAAGAAGCGTGCTTTAGTTTCATGAACAAGCTGAAGCTGATCCGTCGTGCAACGAATCTGTTCGATAATAAATCATTAGCCATTCATCCTGCAAGTACCATCTATGGAACTTTTACAGAAGAGCAACGCCAAAGCATGGACGTGAGTTCCAAGAGCATTCGTTTGTCAGTTGGCCTTGAAAGTGTTAATGATCTGTACAATGACATTAAACAAGCATTAGACTAA